One window from the genome of Spiractinospora alimapuensis encodes:
- the sigJ gene encoding RNA polymerase sigma factor SigJ, with protein sequence MTDAGDHTARFTENRELLFGVAYRILGDATEAEDVVQDAWLRWRDVDLPRVDNPTGFLVRTTTNLAMDRLRSARARRESYVGPWLPEPILTSPDVAETVEQGDTVSLGLLVVLETLSPLERAVFVLREAFSYSYAEIAEMLGRTEASTRQLGHRARSHVQARRPRFDTDRERHREVTERFLSVCIGGDLEGLMALLAPDVVLTSDSDGKTRAPLREMTGADKVGRFLVAIGHEPPSDTGYRIVEANGAPALFVTSGGHPFGLFQLELTDDRITAIRLIVNPAKLTAFDSPT encoded by the coding sequence GTGACTGACGCCGGGGACCACACGGCCCGGTTCACCGAGAACCGGGAGCTCCTGTTCGGGGTCGCCTACCGGATCCTGGGGGACGCCACCGAGGCCGAGGACGTCGTGCAGGACGCCTGGTTGCGCTGGCGCGACGTCGACCTGCCCCGGGTCGACAATCCCACCGGGTTCCTCGTACGCACGACCACGAACCTGGCGATGGACCGGTTGCGCTCGGCGCGGGCACGGCGGGAGTCCTACGTGGGGCCGTGGCTGCCCGAGCCGATCCTGACCAGCCCGGACGTCGCCGAAACGGTGGAACAGGGCGACACGGTGTCGCTGGGCCTGCTGGTGGTGTTGGAGACCCTGTCGCCACTGGAGCGCGCGGTGTTCGTGCTACGGGAGGCGTTCTCCTACTCCTACGCGGAGATCGCGGAGATGCTGGGGCGAACCGAGGCCTCGACACGTCAACTCGGCCATCGCGCCCGCAGCCACGTGCAGGCCCGCCGTCCCCGGTTCGACACCGACCGGGAGCGGCACCGCGAGGTGACGGAACGCTTCCTCTCGGTCTGTATCGGCGGCGACTTGGAGGGCCTGATGGCGCTCCTCGCACCCGACGTCGTCCTGACCAGTGACAGCGACGGTAAGACCCGCGCGCCCCTGCGCGAGATGACGGGGGCCGACAAGGTCGGACGTTTCCTGGTCGCGATCGGGCACGAGCCGCCGTCCGACACGGGGTACCGGATCGTCGAGGCGAACGGGGCTCCCGCCCTGTTCGTCACCTCGGGTGGGCACCCCTTCGGGCTGTTCCAACTGGAGCTGACCGACGACCGGATCACCGCGATCCGGCTGATCGTCAACCCGGCGAAACTGACCGCCTTCGACTCCCCCACGTAG
- a CDS encoding ABC transporter substrate-binding protein → MFSVAMVGSLALTGCGVGQGSAIEIGEEDSIRIGVVPTASFAPLYIAMEEGYFEERGIDVELDIMQNAAAVAPSVLNGQLQIGTAATSPFFAAVEKGIPVRALASSSLNSVEEDDETALVIPTGSDVERPADLEGRTVAVNALAALPHVAAGQVIRDDGGDPDAVTFVSMAFPDMVSALSSGRVDAAAMTEPFLSQGEGTEHERLTGLYSQAFSPETTTTLYFTAQPFIDVNPELVDDFTLAIHQAGEHAREDPELVAEVLVTHGGMDPQDAAGMRLPSYGSELSTDSLRSVADVMAANGFLEQQIDIATVIHDD, encoded by the coding sequence GTGTTCTCCGTGGCCATGGTGGGCTCCCTCGCGCTCACCGGTTGTGGGGTAGGGCAAGGAAGCGCGATCGAGATCGGTGAGGAGGATTCGATCCGGATCGGGGTCGTCCCCACCGCCTCCTTCGCTCCCCTCTATATCGCGATGGAGGAGGGCTACTTCGAGGAACGCGGTATCGACGTCGAGTTGGACATCATGCAGAACGCCGCGGCGGTGGCTCCGTCCGTCCTCAACGGTCAGCTCCAGATCGGGACGGCCGCGACGTCCCCCTTCTTCGCGGCGGTGGAGAAGGGCATCCCGGTGCGGGCGCTGGCCAGCTCGTCCCTGAACTCCGTGGAGGAGGACGATGAGACGGCTCTGGTCATCCCCACCGGCAGTGACGTGGAGCGCCCGGCGGACCTTGAGGGGCGGACCGTGGCGGTCAACGCGCTGGCCGCGCTGCCCCACGTCGCGGCCGGGCAGGTCATCCGGGACGACGGCGGTGACCCCGATGCCGTGACCTTCGTGTCCATGGCGTTCCCGGACATGGTGAGCGCCCTGTCGAGTGGACGGGTGGACGCGGCCGCGATGACCGAGCCCTTCCTTTCCCAGGGTGAGGGCACCGAGCACGAGCGTCTCACCGGCCTCTACTCACAAGCGTTCTCGCCGGAGACCACCACCACCCTGTACTTCACCGCGCAGCCCTTCATCGACGTGAATCCCGAGCTCGTGGACGACTTCACCCTAGCGATCCACCAGGCGGGCGAACACGCGCGCGAGGATCCGGAGCTGGTGGCGGAGGTCCTCGTCACACACGGCGGAATGGATCCACAGGACGCGGCGGGGATGCGACTGCCGTCCTACGGCAGCGAGCTCAGCACCGACAGTCTGAGGTCGGTCGCGGACGTGATGGCCGCGAACGGGTTCCTTGAGCAGCAGATCGATATCGCGACGGTGATCCACGATGACTGA
- the chrA gene encoding chromate efflux transporter translates to MDGDGKGPEPGAGRGSALEVFRVFLLLGLTSFGGPVAHLGYFHDAFVVRRGWLTDRTYADLVALCQFLPGPASSQVGMAIGLHRAGYLGMAAAWVGFTLPSAVLMIGFAYGVGALGAGVGAGWLLGLKAAAVAVVAHAVLGMATSLATGRRRATIAVAAMVVVLLLPTAGSQVVAIVLGGLVGLFLLARVDDSDDTAETSSLRVPGRRVAVASLAVFAVLLFGLPTATALVSSPTLTLVDVFYRAGALVFGGGHVVLPLLQADLVGAGLVDQETFLAGYGAAQAVPGPLFTFAAYLGAVMPTAPTGALGGTVALLAVFTPSALLLVGVLPFWERLRAIPRAQGAVAGASAVVVGLLAAALYDPVFLSGVTSPAAMALAAVAFLALAVWRLPAWLVVIAASAVGFLVL, encoded by the coding sequence ATGGACGGCGACGGGAAAGGACCCGAACCCGGGGCCGGCCGAGGATCGGCTCTCGAGGTGTTCCGTGTGTTCCTACTGTTGGGCCTCACCTCCTTCGGCGGGCCGGTCGCGCACCTCGGCTACTTTCACGACGCGTTCGTGGTCCGGCGCGGCTGGCTCACCGACCGCACCTACGCCGACCTGGTCGCGTTGTGTCAGTTCCTCCCCGGACCCGCCTCCAGCCAGGTGGGAATGGCGATCGGACTACACCGCGCCGGGTACCTCGGGATGGCCGCGGCCTGGGTGGGGTTCACCCTGCCCTCCGCGGTGCTGATGATCGGCTTCGCCTACGGGGTGGGAGCCCTGGGCGCGGGAGTCGGCGCCGGTTGGCTGCTCGGACTGAAGGCGGCGGCCGTCGCCGTCGTGGCACACGCGGTGCTCGGGATGGCGACCAGCCTCGCGACAGGGAGGCGCCGCGCCACCATCGCGGTGGCCGCGATGGTGGTCGTGCTCCTGCTGCCCACGGCCGGCAGCCAGGTGGTGGCGATCGTCCTGGGTGGCCTGGTCGGGCTGTTCCTCCTCGCCCGCGTCGACGATTCGGACGACACGGCGGAGACCTCGTCCCTGCGTGTCCCCGGACGACGGGTCGCCGTCGCCAGCCTCGCCGTCTTCGCCGTTCTCCTGTTCGGCCTCCCGACCGCGACCGCGCTCGTCTCCTCGCCGACACTGACCCTGGTGGACGTCTTCTACCGGGCCGGCGCGCTCGTCTTCGGCGGGGGGCACGTGGTGCTCCCGCTGCTGCAGGCCGACCTCGTGGGTGCGGGCCTCGTCGACCAGGAGACCTTCCTCGCGGGCTACGGCGCGGCCCAGGCCGTCCCCGGCCCCCTGTTCACCTTCGCCGCCTACCTCGGGGCGGTCATGCCCACGGCCCCGACCGGAGCCCTCGGCGGGACCGTCGCCCTGCTCGCCGTGTTCACGCCCTCGGCCCTGCTCCTGGTCGGTGTGCTCCCCTTCTGGGAGCGACTGCGCGCCATCCCCAGAGCCCAGGGAGCCGTCGCGGGCGCCAGCGCGGTCGTGGTCGGCCTTCTCGCCGCGGCCCTGTACGATCCGGTGTTCCTCTCCGGGGTCACCTCACCCGCCGCCATGGCCCTGGCGGCCGTCGCCTTCCTCGCCCTCGCCGTATGGCGCCTGCCCGCGTGGCTGGTCGTCATCGCAGCGAGCGCCGTCGGATTCCTCGTTCTTTAG
- a CDS encoding ABC transporter ATP-binding protein, translated as MSESTTANALLRVSRLRKEYGAGRDAHLVLSDVSFEVTAGEFVCVVGPSGSGKTTLLRCLAGLLGRSAGDVEFEGEAVVAPPERMAVVFQDYSRSLLPWMTVGRNVDLPMRNKYAKAERSQRRERALASVGLEGKSSLYPWQMSGGMQQRAAIARGLAYQPDVLLMDEPFAAVDAQTRIELEDLVLRIRDQYSTTIVFVTHDIDEAVYLADRVIVLSGAPTTVRENLAVDLPQPRDQVTTKSLPRYAELRSHVFTLIQSAKSDTATAP; from the coding sequence ATGTCCGAGTCAACCACCGCCAACGCGCTGCTGCGCGTCTCGCGGCTACGCAAGGAGTACGGCGCCGGACGCGATGCCCACCTGGTTCTCTCCGACGTCTCCTTCGAGGTCACGGCGGGCGAGTTCGTGTGCGTCGTCGGACCGTCGGGTTCGGGGAAGACGACTCTGCTTCGATGCCTCGCCGGACTGCTGGGGAGGTCCGCCGGCGACGTCGAGTTCGAGGGCGAGGCCGTGGTGGCGCCACCGGAACGGATGGCGGTCGTGTTCCAGGACTACAGCCGGTCGCTGCTGCCCTGGATGACCGTCGGCCGCAACGTGGACCTTCCCATGCGCAACAAGTACGCGAAGGCGGAACGCTCGCAACGCCGGGAACGCGCGCTGGCGTCCGTCGGTCTGGAGGGCAAGTCGTCGCTCTATCCGTGGCAGATGTCCGGTGGCATGCAACAGCGTGCCGCCATCGCCCGGGGACTCGCCTACCAGCCCGATGTTCTCCTGATGGACGAGCCGTTCGCCGCCGTCGACGCCCAGACCCGCATCGAGCTCGAGGACCTCGTCCTGCGGATTCGCGACCAGTACAGCACGACGATCGTCTTCGTCACCCACGACATCGACGAGGCCGTCTACCTCGCCGACCGGGTCATCGTGCTCTCCGGGGCACCAACGACGGTCCGGGAGAACCTGGCGGTGGACCTGCCCCAGCCACGAGACCAAGTGACGACCAAGAGCCTGCCCCGCTACGCCGAGCTGCGGTCACACGTGTTCACACTGATCCAGTCCGCGAAGTCCGATACCGCGACCGCCCCGTGA
- a CDS encoding cytochrome P450, with translation MAITTHAQVRDALTCPSEFEVPRDHDGSHAPHVHWLRTHVVRFCDGQQHSRRRAAVTTMLTNPSTTRLRERAATYAEAALTQDIGWADGIRHVARTVPVRVLAEELGFTGDVTEDVRAVARVYHPHTVPDTAADAAVARLVRAGGGGADEDTAARIGLMIQACDATAALIENVADRWEAWRATDAPEAFLTEVLRHDPPVRLTRRRVTAKSGRTEDPGLPDVVELDLGSANRDPDVFNHPEFFWPERPDADRHLSFGAGPHQCPGEAQARALTVGALQGIANRKPR, from the coding sequence ATGGCGATCACCACCCATGCCCAGGTCCGCGACGCCCTCACCTGTCCATCCGAGTTCGAGGTGCCACGGGATCACGACGGCTCCCACGCCCCGCACGTGCACTGGCTTCGCACACACGTGGTCCGATTCTGCGACGGCCAACAACACTCACGTCGGCGCGCGGCCGTCACCACGATGCTCACGAACCCGTCCACGACCCGATTGCGGGAGCGTGCGGCCACGTACGCCGAGGCGGCTCTCACCCAAGACATCGGTTGGGCCGACGGGATCCGCCACGTCGCCCGGACGGTCCCGGTCCGAGTGCTCGCCGAGGAGCTGGGATTCACAGGAGACGTCACCGAGGACGTGCGGGCGGTGGCCCGCGTCTACCATCCACACACGGTGCCCGACACGGCGGCGGACGCCGCGGTCGCCCGGCTCGTACGCGCTGGAGGAGGTGGCGCCGACGAGGACACGGCCGCGCGGATCGGGTTGATGATCCAGGCCTGCGACGCGACCGCGGCCCTCATCGAGAATGTGGCCGACCGGTGGGAGGCGTGGCGCGCGACGGACGCACCGGAAGCGTTCCTCACCGAAGTCCTGCGCCACGACCCCCCGGTTCGACTCACCCGCAGGCGCGTTACCGCCAAGAGCGGCCGCACCGAGGATCCCGGACTCCCAGACGTCGTGGAGCTCGACCTCGGCAGCGCCAATCGGGACCCAGACGTGTTCAACCATCCCGAGTTTTTCTGGCCCGAACGTCCCGACGCCGACCGGCATCTCAGCTTCGGCGCGGGCCCGCACCAGTGCCCGGGCGAGGCACAGGCACGGGCCCTCACGGTCGGCGCACTGCAGGGAATCGCCAACCGCAAGCCCCGGTGA
- a CDS encoding Na+/H+ antiporter NhaC family protein produces MSLVPPLVAIVLAVLTRNVVPALFAGIWLGATMLNGWNPLLGLWATFRDFVIPNVGDPWSATVLIYCGLFGVLIAFLQRTGGAHALAAAIANKVRTPAGAQGSTWFFGLIIFFEDYFNALTVGSVMRSVSDRMRVAREKLAYIVDSTSAPICLLAPVSTWVVFVMGLIGTQSETLGLEGSSYVTYLTTIPFNFYAIFALAMVVVIAFTRIEYGPMAAAEYRARTTGKVMRDGAQPPTGQEITNIDPVEGRKPRIRNMLVPLGVLLGLIPVLFLWTGGFPQNDLVTAIGESEGALSILIASFTAGVVALSMGLVQRQYSFKEAMEMVISGVKGMTMVYVILALAWSIGSVTEEMGTADYVIQLAESGVPVTIVPVLIFIAGCVVAFTTGTSYGTFAILIPIAMPLGVALDIPMAIMIAAVFSGGIFGDHCSPISDTTVLSSTGAACDHIDHVNTQIPYAVTAAVAAVCGFLVAGATGSAALGLAAGAVVLIVLMLVLYRVWGQAVPDLSTVLAREKQDTEESR; encoded by the coding sequence TTGTCGCTCGTCCCCCCGCTCGTCGCGATCGTCCTCGCCGTCCTCACCCGGAACGTGGTTCCCGCGCTGTTCGCGGGGATCTGGCTCGGTGCGACGATGTTGAACGGCTGGAATCCCCTGCTCGGCCTGTGGGCGACCTTCAGGGACTTCGTCATCCCCAACGTGGGAGATCCCTGGAGTGCGACGGTCCTCATCTACTGTGGGCTTTTCGGGGTCCTGATCGCCTTCCTCCAACGCACCGGTGGCGCCCACGCGCTCGCGGCGGCGATCGCGAACAAGGTGCGGACCCCGGCCGGGGCGCAGGGCTCGACCTGGTTCTTCGGTTTGATCATCTTCTTCGAGGACTACTTCAACGCCCTCACCGTGGGGTCGGTGATGCGGTCGGTGTCCGACCGGATGCGGGTCGCCCGCGAGAAGCTCGCCTACATCGTGGACTCCACGTCGGCGCCGATCTGCCTGCTGGCCCCCGTGTCCACGTGGGTGGTGTTCGTCATGGGGCTGATCGGCACCCAGTCGGAGACCCTCGGCCTGGAGGGCTCCTCCTACGTCACCTACCTGACCACGATCCCGTTCAACTTCTACGCCATCTTCGCGCTCGCCATGGTGGTCGTGATCGCGTTCACGCGGATCGAGTACGGGCCGATGGCCGCCGCCGAGTACCGGGCCCGAACGACCGGCAAGGTGATGCGGGACGGCGCCCAGCCGCCCACCGGGCAGGAGATCACGAACATCGATCCGGTGGAGGGGCGCAAGCCCAGGATCCGCAACATGCTGGTCCCCCTCGGGGTGCTGCTCGGTCTGATCCCGGTGCTGTTCCTCTGGACCGGTGGCTTCCCGCAGAACGATCTCGTCACCGCGATCGGTGAGTCCGAGGGGGCGCTGTCGATCCTGATCGCCTCCTTCACCGCGGGCGTGGTCGCTCTCAGCATGGGACTCGTCCAGCGGCAGTACTCCTTCAAGGAGGCGATGGAGATGGTGATCAGCGGCGTGAAGGGGATGACGATGGTCTACGTCATCCTCGCGCTGGCGTGGTCCATCGGCTCCGTCACCGAGGAGATGGGCACCGCCGACTACGTGATCCAGCTCGCCGAGTCCGGGGTTCCGGTCACCATCGTGCCCGTGCTGATCTTCATCGCCGGCTGCGTGGTCGCCTTCACCACCGGAACCTCCTACGGCACCTTCGCGATCCTGATCCCGATAGCGATGCCGCTCGGTGTCGCCCTGGACATCCCCATGGCGATCATGATCGCGGCCGTGTTCAGTGGGGGGATCTTCGGTGACCACTGCTCCCCGATCTCCGACACCACGGTTCTCTCCTCCACCGGTGCGGCCTGTGACCACATCGACCACGTGAACACACAGATCCCCTACGCGGTGACGGCCGCCGTGGCCGCCGTGTGCGGGTTCCTCGTGGCGGGTGCGACCGGTTCCGCGGCGCTCGGCCTGGCCGCCGGAGCCGTCGTCCTCATCGTGCTCATGCTCGTCCTCTACCGGGTCTGGGGGCAGGCCGTCCCGGACCTGAGCACCGTGCTCGCGCGGGAGAAGCAGGACACCGAAGAGTCGCGGTAG
- a CDS encoding ABC transporter permease, whose translation MASSGSTPVYLPPLQVITESLVNEWIIDRFVSDLLPSVGKFLAGFAIASILGVGGGIVLGMNRTARALLAPLVLFLRSVPGPVLVPFGILFIGIGAPMNIFIIVLGAVWPTLLSTTDGVRGLDSQLEDVTRSYRLTFFQQLVFVVLPSASPQIFAGLRTSLQLSIILIVVAEMVGSTNGIGYYILLSQQTFEVADTWAGTLLLGALGYLASLLFLRVERRALAWQHGMHAATGKE comes from the coding sequence GTGGCCTCCAGCGGGAGCACGCCCGTCTACCTCCCACCACTCCAGGTCATCACCGAATCCCTGGTCAACGAGTGGATCATCGACCGGTTCGTCTCCGACCTCCTTCCCAGCGTCGGCAAGTTCCTGGCCGGGTTCGCCATCGCGTCCATCCTGGGCGTCGGTGGCGGGATCGTCCTCGGGATGAACCGCACGGCCAGGGCACTCCTCGCTCCGCTCGTGCTGTTCCTGCGTTCGGTGCCCGGTCCGGTACTCGTTCCGTTCGGGATCCTGTTCATCGGTATCGGGGCGCCGATGAACATCTTCATCATCGTGCTGGGAGCCGTGTGGCCGACGCTGCTGAGCACCACCGACGGCGTGCGCGGCCTGGACTCCCAACTCGAGGACGTCACTAGGTCCTACCGGTTGACGTTCTTCCAGCAACTCGTGTTCGTCGTACTCCCCAGCGCCAGCCCGCAGATCTTCGCGGGGCTCAGAACCAGCCTGCAACTGTCCATCATCCTCATCGTGGTCGCGGAGATGGTGGGCTCGACCAACGGGATCGGCTACTACATCCTGCTGTCCCAACAGACGTTCGAGGTGGCCGACACCTGGGCCGGAACCCTGCTGCTCGGAGCGTTGGGCTACCTCGCCTCGCTGCTTTTCCTTCGGGTGGAACGGCGGGCGCTCGCCTGGCAGCACGGAATGCACGCCGCGACCGGGAAGGAATGA
- a CDS encoding MBL fold metallo-hydrolase, with the protein MEVVTLGVAAGPAIRTPEAGIATAVVVNGQSYLVDFGIGCTRAARTAGLTGRDFRAGFVTHLHSDHVAELPAFLLWNWGRPVDGFTTPFTVHGPAPDPREGRPRGGTKAMVRSVLDAFSYDIAVRTEDEGRPPLDSLVRVHEITPTDTSGPIPVYTDEHVTVTAVLVEHPPVFPAFAFRFDTADASVTLSGDTAECEALVELAGGTDVLIHEAVALDYYRDRGFDSAFLRHQERSHTTPQGAGRIARRAGARRLVLSHLAGIAPPEYWRRSAEETFDGPVSVASSGDRFVVSPPSD; encoded by the coding sequence ATGGAGGTCGTGACGTTGGGGGTCGCGGCGGGCCCCGCCATTCGCACCCCCGAGGCGGGGATCGCCACCGCGGTCGTCGTGAACGGTCAGAGCTACCTGGTCGACTTCGGCATCGGGTGTACCCGGGCGGCGCGCACCGCCGGACTGACGGGCCGGGACTTCCGCGCGGGCTTCGTCACCCACCTGCACTCCGATCACGTCGCGGAACTGCCGGCGTTCCTGCTGTGGAACTGGGGGCGACCCGTCGACGGGTTCACCACGCCCTTCACCGTCCACGGACCCGCCCCGGACCCGCGCGAGGGCCGGCCCCGCGGTGGCACCAAGGCGATGGTGCGATCGGTGCTGGACGCCTTCTCCTATGACATCGCCGTCCGTACCGAAGACGAGGGGCGTCCCCCACTGGACAGCCTGGTGCGAGTCCACGAGATCACGCCGACCGACACTTCGGGGCCCATCCCCGTCTACACCGACGAGCACGTGACCGTAACCGCGGTGCTGGTCGAGCATCCACCGGTGTTCCCCGCGTTCGCCTTCCGGTTCGACACGGCGGACGCGTCCGTGACGCTGTCCGGAGACACGGCGGAGTGCGAGGCCCTCGTCGAGCTCGCCGGGGGAACCGACGTCCTGATCCATGAGGCGGTCGCTCTCGACTATTACCGGGACCGAGGGTTCGACTCGGCGTTCCTGCGGCACCAGGAGCGATCGCACACAACGCCACAGGGAGCGGGGCGGATCGCACGGCGCGCGGGAGCGCGTCGGCTCGTACTGTCGCACCTCGCGGGGATCGCCCCGCCGGAGTACTGGCGGAGGAGCGCCGAGGAGACGTTCGACGGTCCCGTCTCCGTGGCGAGCAGCGGGGATCGATTCGTCGTCAGCCCACCGTCGGACTGA
- a CDS encoding NAD(P)-binding protein, which translates to MNQHITVVGGGLGGLVAAITAAEAGARVTLLEAHTHLGGRARSTSAPYVANEGPHVFYSDGPHWNWLASRGLVPANTLSLTAARGVRFRHSGRLHRLPPAGVLRAAARRALRAPSDHSFTEWGTRTLGARTTRQVAQMMGVVTFDADPGRLAADFVWSRFQRVTRPGPPAVRYVRGGWQTMVDNLAARVRALGVEVHTGTRAHELPESPVIVATSLAAARKLLGDDSLATEGGRTVMLDLGLRGRSGDAFLSFDHDEAGFLERYTCVDPTLAPAGESLVQAQLPLRDGESKTRGLERMRPFLDAALPSWEDRETWRRASVAEGRSGALDLPGATWRDRPAVNRGDGVYLVGDQVAAPGLLSEVTLASARQAATLAVKGQVTRETMAP; encoded by the coding sequence ATGAACCAGCACATCACAGTGGTCGGTGGCGGACTCGGTGGTCTCGTCGCCGCGATCACCGCCGCCGAGGCCGGCGCCCGGGTCACCCTGTTGGAGGCCCACACGCACCTCGGGGGACGCGCCCGTTCCACGTCGGCCCCCTACGTCGCCAACGAGGGGCCACACGTCTTCTACAGCGACGGCCCGCACTGGAACTGGCTGGCCTCACGCGGCCTGGTCCCCGCCAACACGCTCAGTCTGACCGCCGCCCGGGGCGTGCGATTCCGCCACAGTGGACGGCTACACCGGCTTCCCCCGGCGGGCGTCCTGCGCGCCGCCGCGCGGCGCGCGCTCCGGGCCCCGAGTGACCACAGCTTCACCGAGTGGGGCACCCGAACCCTCGGCGCGAGGACGACGCGCCAGGTCGCCCAGATGATGGGCGTCGTCACCTTCGACGCCGACCCCGGGCGACTCGCCGCGGACTTCGTGTGGTCACGGTTCCAGCGCGTGACCCGGCCCGGCCCTCCGGCGGTGCGCTACGTCCGGGGCGGGTGGCAGACGATGGTGGACAACCTTGCCGCGCGCGTCCGCGCCCTCGGCGTGGAGGTGCACACGGGAACCCGGGCCCACGAGCTACCGGAGTCACCGGTGATCGTGGCCACCTCGCTCGCCGCCGCGCGAAAACTCCTGGGCGACGACTCGCTCGCCACCGAGGGCGGGCGCACCGTCATGCTGGACCTCGGTCTGCGCGGCCGTTCCGGTGACGCTTTCCTGTCCTTCGACCACGACGAGGCGGGGTTCCTCGAGCGCTACACCTGCGTCGACCCGACGCTCGCCCCCGCGGGGGAGTCACTGGTGCAGGCGCAACTGCCGCTGCGGGACGGGGAGTCCAAGACGCGGGGGCTGGAGCGGATGCGTCCGTTCTTGGACGCGGCGCTACCCAGTTGGGAGGACCGGGAGACCTGGCGCCGCGCGTCGGTCGCCGAGGGGCGCAGCGGTGCCCTGGACCTGCCCGGTGCGACCTGGCGCGACCGGCCGGCCGTCAACCGAGGGGACGGGGTCTACTTGGTCGGCGACCAGGTCGCGGCCCCGGGCCTGTTGAGTGAGGTGACCCTGGCGAGTGCCCGCCAAGCGGCCACGCTCGCCGTGAAAGGGCAGGTCACCCGTGAGACGATGGCGCCGTGA
- a CDS encoding ABC transporter permease: MTETPTASRSRRVPGRAEHSAVTRWTLGVSAVVAVIALWESLTRVGVVDPNVIPSAGAVLGAWGEAVSGANYWTDLWATLSGALAGLAIAVAIGSVASFLIGLIRSVEESTFFVIEFLKPIPPIALIPLGLLLWGPAPTMKISLVAFGALWPFLTQMLYGLRQTNGVALEMARSYRLGWYLTLKCVHLPSLTPFALTGARISASLAVIVAVVVELVGGAAGLGQTITVAQANGLLPVMYAYILTAGVLGMAINLIFRAAERSLLFWHPSQRSEAT; this comes from the coding sequence ATGACTGAGACACCAACCGCGTCCCGTTCTCGCCGCGTTCCGGGACGCGCGGAACACAGCGCCGTCACCCGGTGGACTCTCGGAGTGAGCGCCGTCGTCGCGGTGATCGCGCTGTGGGAGTCGCTCACTCGGGTCGGCGTGGTGGATCCCAACGTCATTCCCAGCGCCGGGGCGGTGCTTGGTGCGTGGGGCGAGGCCGTCTCCGGGGCCAACTACTGGACGGACCTGTGGGCGACCCTGTCCGGCGCCCTGGCCGGCCTCGCGATCGCGGTCGCGATCGGATCCGTCGCCTCGTTCCTCATCGGGCTGATCAGGTCGGTCGAGGAGTCGACCTTCTTCGTGATCGAGTTCCTGAAGCCGATCCCACCCATCGCCCTGATCCCGCTCGGTCTCCTGCTGTGGGGACCCGCTCCGACCATGAAGATCTCACTCGTCGCGTTCGGGGCCCTCTGGCCGTTTCTGACCCAGATGCTCTACGGCCTGCGGCAGACGAACGGTGTCGCCCTGGAGATGGCACGCTCCTACCGACTCGGGTGGTATCTGACCCTGAAGTGCGTTCACCTGCCCAGCCTGACTCCCTTCGCCCTGACGGGTGCGCGGATCTCCGCCTCGCTCGCGGTCATCGTCGCCGTTGTCGTCGAACTGGTGGGTGGGGCGGCCGGCCTCGGGCAGACCATCACCGTCGCCCAGGCGAACGGACTCTTGCCGGTCATGTACGCCTACATCCTGACGGCCGGCGTCCTGGGAATGGCGATCAACCTGATCTTCCGCGCCGCCGAGCGTTCCCTGCTCTTCTGGCACCCGTCCCAGCGAAGTGAGGCGACATGA
- a CDS encoding ArsR/SmtB family transcription factor: protein MSAESVVLADLASLVADRTRASVCTALLDGRAWTSGELARYAGVAPSTMSEHVTRLIAGGLLVEERQGRHRYVRLAGHETAELLERLGCVAGPAPEPVGGLRRVRANEALRRGRTCYDHLAGRLGVTLTDALNRTGLLDQGTGFALTNAGLDWFVDGIGMPPPSARTRRPLARACLDWTERRPHLAGAAGAWMCDYLLDADVLTRSPASRAVRPTRTGADTLRDLFDLTDEEIGDIAGDAPRRRVDVHDRLPPGSGGPASRGGRGIGLRGLDQCEHV from the coding sequence ATGAGCGCGGAGAGCGTAGTACTCGCGGACCTCGCCTCACTCGTCGCCGACCGTACGCGGGCGTCGGTGTGTACAGCGCTGTTGGACGGGCGGGCCTGGACGTCCGGGGAGTTGGCCCGGTACGCGGGGGTCGCCCCGTCCACGATGAGTGAACACGTGACCCGGCTGATCGCGGGTGGTCTCCTGGTCGAGGAACGCCAGGGACGGCACCGATACGTCCGTTTGGCAGGCCACGAGACCGCGGAGTTGCTGGAGCGGTTGGGGTGCGTGGCCGGCCCGGCACCCGAGCCGGTCGGTGGGTTGCGGCGGGTGCGGGCGAACGAGGCCCTGCGGAGGGGACGAACCTGTTATGACCATCTGGCCGGACGGCTGGGTGTCACCCTCACCGACGCACTGAACCGCACGGGGCTGCTGGACCAGGGCACGGGCTTCGCGTTGACGAACGCCGGCCTGGACTGGTTCGTCGACGGCATCGGTATGCCTCCCCCAAGCGCGCGGACGCGTCGCCCCCTGGCGCGCGCGTGCCTGGACTGGACCGAACGCCGCCCCCACCTGGCGGGAGCGGCCGGTGCGTGGATGTGCGACTACCTGCTCGACGCCGACGTACTCACCCGTTCACCGGCCTCCCGCGCCGTACGCCCCACACGTACCGGCGCGGACACCCTGCGCGACCTCTTCGATCTCACCGACGAAGAGATCGGCGATATCGCCGGTGACGCCCCACGACGGCGCGTCGACGTTCACGACCGCCTGCCACCGGGATCGGGCGGGCCGGCGTCACGGGGCGGTCGCGGTATCGGACTTCGCGGACTGGATCAGTGTGAACACGTGTGA